The Candidatus Goldiibacteriota bacterium genome includes the window TGCCACTGTTACAACTACACCGCTTCCTGCTATGCAGGCCGCGGATAATCTTGATGGTGTTTATATTTATCCGTCTGTATATGACGGCACAAACGGGCAAAAGGGAATAGTGTTTGCAAAACTTACACGAAATTCAGAGATACAGATATATAATCTTAGAGGAGAACTTGTGCATTCTGCGCGGGCAGATTCCCCGGATGGGACATATTTGTGGAAACTTGAAGGCAGAAGAAAAAACAGTAAAATAGCGCCTGGAATATATATATATGTAATAAAGGCGGATGATGAGGAGATAAAACATGGGAAGCTGGCAATAGTAAAGTAAGGGTATAAATTTTAAGCAATAAGCTGATAAGCATTTAAGCATAAGCGAAATTATAAAACACAGCGTTTCAAGACTTTAAGCAATTAAGCTAGAGCGAAACATTGTCTTTAAGTCTTCGCTTCTGCTTATTGCCTAACTGCTTATAGCTTAAACTTTTTTCTTTCGAACATACGTGCATCCGTCCCTTGGCTTTATAGGGCTTGGGTATATTTTTTCAGCACGCGCCGCGAAATTGGTATTCTTGTATCCGAACAAACGTGAAATCAACAGCCATGTTAATTCATTGGCAGCCGGGAACTTGCGTCACATCCGGATTTGCCGGCGCTGCATTAAATAGCCCCTGCCGCATACATGCTGTGCTTGCGCGGCACGCACTAAAAAACACATCCAATCCCTGTGGTTTTCTTCTAATTTTTAAATCTCGAATTTTCGATATCTGTTTTGTTCATACTTCCGACTCTCCGTGCATCTGTCCCTCCGTCCCTCGGTCTTTTTTTATGGTATAATAATTTCAAATTTAAATTGCGGAGGTGAAATATGACATTAACTGCAATAGTTCTCGGGATTGTTTTTCTTGCGGCTGTTTTTGTAATAGGCATATTTAACAAACTGGTAAGTTTAAAAAACCGCAACAGCGAAGCGTGGGCGCAGATAGATGTTCAACTTAAACAAAGGACAGATTTGATTCCTAATCTTGTTGAAACAGTTAAGGGATACGCGGCGCACGAAAAAGATACGCTTGAAAAAGTAATTCAGGCAAGGGCTGCGTTAACCGGAGCCGGCGCAGATGTGGCAAAGACCGCTGCCGCGGATAATATGTTAACAGGCGCGTTAAAATCGCTTTTTGCCGTAAGTGAAAATTATCCGCAGCTTAAAGCGGACGCCCATTTTACCCAGCTTATGACAGACCTTTCCGGAATGGAAAGCAAGATTGCATACGCAAGGCAGTTTTTTAACGAGACTGTGCGCGTGTATAATGAATACCAGCAGGCGTTTCCGGGAGTGATTTTCGCGGGAATGTTCGGGCACACGCAGAAACAGTTTTTTGAAACACCAGAAGAGGATAAAAAACCGGTTTCAGTTAAGTTTTAAAAAAAGGAAATATAAATGGTATACGAGGATATAGCCGCCAATAAAAACAATACCTTTATATTGTTGTTTTTCTACGGCATCCTAATTGCCGGACTTGGGTGGATTATAGGGGTGCTGTACGGCGACCCTTATACAGGAATTGTAATCGGTGTTACCGCGTCTTTTATCATGACTTTCTTTTCCTATTATAACAGCGGCAAACTGGCCATTTTATCATCGGGCGCGGTGGAGGCGGACAGAAAAATATACCCCGGCCTTTATTACGCGGCAGAAGGTATGGCGCTGGCAGCAGGGCTTCCCGCTCCAAAAGTATATGTCATGCCAAGCGAAAGTATAAATGCTTTTGCGGCCGGCAGGGACCCAAAGCATTCCGCGATAGCCGTTACAACAGGCGCCTTAAAAAAACTTACCAAACTGGAATTAGAAGGCGTAATAGCCCACGAAATGAGCCATGTAAAAAATTATGACATTCTTGTAAGTACCGTTGCCGCGGTAATGGCGGGCGCTGTTTTTATGATTTCCGATGTAATAAAAAGAAGCGCGTTTCGCGGGCGTTCCGGACGGGCAGGCCTGTTTTTTGGGATACTTGCAATTGCGGCCGCGATACTTGCGCCTATAGGCGCAATGGCTATAAAGTTTGCGGTGTCAAGGCAAAGGGAATATATGGCAGATGCGTCGGCAGTTTTACTTACAAGATACCCGCAGGGGCTGATAGACGCTCTTGAAAAGATAAAGAAAGAAACTTATCCGGAAGCTGAATATAATTCAGGAATGCAGCACATGTATTTTGCAAATCCGTTCAGATTCAGGGCAGATCAGCTTTTTTCCACTCATCCGCCGTTGGATTTAAGGATAGAACGGTTAAAGGGGAATATATACAAAGAAAACCCTAAAATGGGTTAAGGTTTCTTGACAACCGCTGAAAATAATTGTATTCTTGAAACTTGACTTTTAGGAATAAAAATGAGATAATATCACAAAAAAAGTGATATACATTCAGGAGGTAATAAAATGAGAGAAAAAGTAAAAGCGGTTATAGAAGATTTAAGGCAGTACCTTCAGGCAGACGGAGGGGATTTGGAATTTGTGGATTTGGATGAAAAAACAGGTGTTGTAAAAGTCCGCCTTCAGGGAGCTTGTCAGGGATGCCCTATGTCACAGATGACTTTAAAGCAGGGTGTTGAAGCCCGCCTTAAGGAAGAAGTACCGGGAGTTACAGAAGTAATAGCGGTTCC containing:
- a CDS encoding LemA family protein, with amino-acid sequence MTLTAIVLGIVFLAAVFVIGIFNKLVSLKNRNSEAWAQIDVQLKQRTDLIPNLVETVKGYAAHEKDTLEKVIQARAALTGAGADVAKTAAADNMLTGALKSLFAVSENYPQLKADAHFTQLMTDLSGMESKIAYARQFFNETVRVYNEYQQAFPGVIFAGMFGHTQKQFFETPEEDKKPVSVKF
- a CDS encoding M48 family metallopeptidase, which encodes MVYEDIAANKNNTFILLFFYGILIAGLGWIIGVLYGDPYTGIVIGVTASFIMTFFSYYNSGKLAILSSGAVEADRKIYPGLYYAAEGMALAAGLPAPKVYVMPSESINAFAAGRDPKHSAIAVTTGALKKLTKLELEGVIAHEMSHVKNYDILVSTVAAVMAGAVFMISDVIKRSAFRGRSGRAGLFFGILAIAAAILAPIGAMAIKFAVSRQREYMADASAVLLTRYPQGLIDALEKIKKETYPEAEYNSGMQHMYFANPFRFRADQLFSTHPPLDLRIERLKGNIYKENPKMG
- a CDS encoding NifU family protein, with protein sequence MREKVKAVIEDLRQYLQADGGDLEFVDLDEKTGVVKVRLQGACQGCPMSQMTLKQGVEARLKEEVPGVTEVIAVP